In Prosthecomicrobium sp. N25, one DNA window encodes the following:
- a CDS encoding carbonic anhydrase yields MAGVGLAAVAAGVGLSLGPAAAADGAGTSLTPDQALTRLQDGNARFVANAQLCAADLNAQRGAVAKGQAPWATIVSCADSRVPPELVFGGLGLGELFITRNAGNLVDTAVLGTIEYGAAVLGSPLIVVLGHSKCGAVAAACDVVVKNATFPGSIGPMIEPIVPAALAVRDKGGDFVDAAVRESAIRTAARLPARSSVVADLVAKGKVKIVSARYDLDSGKVEFLG; encoded by the coding sequence ATGGCGGGCGTGGGGCTCGCGGCAGTCGCGGCCGGCGTCGGCCTTTCCTTGGGGCCCGCCGCCGCCGCGGACGGCGCTGGCACGAGCCTGACCCCCGATCAGGCGCTCACCAGGCTGCAGGACGGCAACGCGCGCTTCGTCGCCAACGCCCAGCTCTGCGCGGCTGATCTGAACGCTCAACGGGGAGCCGTCGCCAAGGGGCAGGCCCCCTGGGCGACGATCGTCTCCTGCGCGGACAGCCGTGTCCCGCCCGAACTGGTGTTCGGCGGCCTCGGGCTCGGCGAACTGTTCATCACGCGCAACGCCGGCAATCTGGTCGACACCGCCGTGCTGGGCACCATCGAGTATGGGGCCGCGGTCCTCGGCTCGCCCCTGATCGTCGTGCTCGGACATTCCAAATGCGGGGCCGTCGCGGCGGCCTGCGACGTCGTCGTCAAGAACGCGACATTCCCGGGCTCCATCGGCCCGATGATCGAGCCGATCGTTCCCGCGGCCCTGGCAGTCAGGGACAAGGGCGGGGACTTCGTCGACGCCGCCGTTCGCGAAAGTGCGATCCGGACGGCCGCTCGGCTCCCGGCACGCAGCTCCGTGGTGGCCGACCTGGTCGCCAAGGGCAAGGTCAAGATCGTGTCGGCCCGGTACGACCTGGACAGCGGAAAGGTCGAGTTCCTCGGCTGA
- a CDS encoding bifunctional [glutamine synthetase] adenylyltransferase/[glutamine synthetase]-adenylyl-L-tyrosine phosphorylase, giving the protein MDRIATVFAPDSKKSAKLALDRLAARARDEDGGADLLRVLEDRRVRDFLAGVLGSSPYLTELAVRDPERLARILEAPPEAGVERLIAAAGQAVEDEPALMRHLRLLKQEAALTLALADLAGALPTLAVTRALTRFADAAISAALRAALADVAARGKMRLLDEADPEKGSGLIVLAMGKQGAYELNYSSDCDLIVFFDHARVKDRLADPDEAVDLFVRVVKRMVKILQERTPDGYVFRVDLRLRPDPGATPVAMSVDAALQYYESMGQNWERAALIKARPCAGDPEAGEAFLAEIRPYVWRKYFDYAAIADVHSIKRQIHAHKGHGDIAVLGHNVKLGRGGIREIEFFVQTQQLIAGGRNPRLRGRETLGMLDELVDQGWIGQDVRDALREAYLFLRNVEHRIQMVADEQTHTLPEDVAGATRIARMMGFRTLDDFSAALRRRLETVQRHYARLFESAPQLSSGKGNLVFTGDDDDPGTIETLSRMGYARPSEVTAAIRAWHFGRYPATRSTVARERLTELTPALLEVLAATANADAAFLAFDRFVARLPAGIQIFSILVSNPRLLHLLAEIMGAAPKLAEILSRRPRVIDAVLEPAFFDTLPGEAELRARLDTYLAEASGYEEVLDRIRIFGQEQVFLIGVRILTGTLSVTQAGVAYATLAGLLVATVLRVVEAEMERVHGRVPGGAAAVVAMGKLGGREMTAASDLDLMLLYDYDPASDMSDGPKPLMAGQYYARLTQRLIAAISAPTAEGTLYAVDFRLRPSGNKGPVATRLSGFRDYHASEAWTWEHMALTRARVIAGPPAFAASVETAIRAALVRPRDLRKLKADVLEMRGLIEAEKGTRDVWDIKQAPGGLVDVEFVAQYLMLAAAARHPDVLSTNTALALAHLADRGLLDRGEAEVLIPAVRLYHHLTQVLRLALDGPFEPAKAPRGLLDLLARSNDMPDFKVLAATLTDTEAAVRAAFERLIGRVPNR; this is encoded by the coding sequence ATGGACCGCATCGCCACAGTCTTCGCCCCCGATTCGAAGAAATCCGCCAAGCTGGCCCTCGACCGCCTCGCCGCCCGGGCCAGGGACGAGGACGGCGGTGCCGATCTTCTCCGTGTCCTCGAGGACCGGCGTGTCCGCGATTTCCTCGCCGGCGTGCTCGGCTCCTCGCCCTACCTGACCGAACTGGCGGTCCGCGACCCGGAACGGCTCGCCCGCATCCTGGAGGCGCCGCCCGAGGCCGGGGTCGAGCGGCTGATCGCCGCCGCCGGCCAGGCCGTGGAGGACGAGCCGGCGCTCATGCGGCACCTCAGGCTTCTCAAGCAGGAGGCCGCGCTGACCCTCGCCCTGGCGGACCTCGCCGGCGCGCTGCCGACCCTGGCGGTGACCCGCGCCCTGACCCGCTTCGCCGACGCCGCCATCTCGGCCGCCCTGCGCGCCGCCCTCGCCGACGTCGCCGCCCGCGGCAAGATGCGACTTCTGGACGAGGCCGACCCCGAGAAGGGCTCGGGCCTGATCGTCCTCGCCATGGGCAAGCAGGGCGCCTACGAGCTGAACTACTCCTCCGACTGCGATCTCATCGTCTTCTTCGACCATGCCCGCGTGAAGGACCGCCTCGCCGACCCGGACGAGGCGGTCGACCTCTTCGTGCGCGTGGTCAAGCGGATGGTGAAGATCCTGCAGGAGCGCACGCCCGACGGCTACGTCTTCCGCGTCGACCTGCGGCTTCGGCCCGATCCCGGCGCGACGCCCGTCGCCATGTCGGTCGACGCCGCGCTCCAGTATTACGAGAGCATGGGCCAGAACTGGGAGCGCGCGGCGCTCATCAAGGCCCGGCCCTGCGCCGGCGACCCCGAGGCCGGCGAGGCCTTCCTGGCCGAGATCCGTCCCTACGTGTGGCGCAAGTATTTCGACTACGCGGCGATCGCCGACGTCCACTCGATCAAGCGCCAGATCCACGCCCACAAGGGTCACGGCGACATCGCCGTGCTCGGCCACAACGTGAAGCTTGGCCGCGGCGGGATCCGCGAGATCGAGTTCTTCGTGCAGACCCAGCAGCTCATCGCCGGCGGTCGCAATCCCCGGCTCCGCGGCCGGGAGACGCTGGGCATGCTCGACGAGCTGGTCGACCAGGGCTGGATCGGACAGGACGTGCGCGACGCGCTGCGCGAGGCTTACCTGTTCCTGCGCAACGTCGAGCACCGCATCCAGATGGTCGCCGACGAGCAGACCCACACCCTGCCCGAGGACGTGGCCGGCGCCACCCGCATTGCCCGGATGATGGGCTTCCGCACCCTCGACGACTTCTCCGCCGCGCTCCGGCGCCGGCTGGAGACTGTCCAGCGCCACTACGCGCGCCTCTTCGAGAGCGCCCCCCAGCTCTCCTCGGGCAAGGGCAACCTCGTCTTCACCGGCGACGACGACGACCCGGGCACGATCGAGACCCTGTCGCGCATGGGCTATGCGAGGCCCTCCGAGGTCACGGCGGCGATCCGCGCCTGGCACTTCGGCCGCTATCCCGCCACCCGCTCGACCGTCGCCCGCGAGCGCCTGACGGAGCTGACCCCGGCGCTCCTCGAGGTGCTGGCCGCGACCGCCAACGCCGACGCTGCCTTCCTGGCCTTCGACCGCTTCGTCGCGCGGCTGCCCGCCGGGATCCAGATCTTCTCCATCCTGGTCTCCAACCCGCGGCTCCTGCACCTCCTGGCGGAGATCATGGGCGCCGCCCCGAAGCTCGCCGAGATCCTGTCGCGGCGGCCCCGGGTCATCGATGCGGTGCTCGAACCGGCCTTCTTCGACACCCTGCCCGGCGAGGCCGAGCTTCGTGCCCGCCTCGACACCTACCTCGCCGAGGCCTCCGGCTACGAGGAGGTTCTGGACCGGATCCGGATCTTCGGCCAGGAACAGGTCTTCCTCATCGGCGTGCGCATCCTGACCGGCACCCTCTCGGTCACCCAGGCGGGTGTCGCCTACGCGACCCTGGCGGGCCTCCTGGTCGCCACGGTGCTCCGCGTCGTCGAGGCCGAGATGGAGCGCGTCCACGGCCGCGTCCCCGGCGGCGCGGCGGCGGTCGTCGCCATGGGCAAGCTCGGCGGACGGGAAATGACTGCCGCCTCCGACCTCGACCTCATGCTCCTCTACGACTACGACCCCGCCTCGGACATGTCGGACGGGCCGAAGCCGCTGATGGCCGGACAGTACTACGCCCGCCTGACCCAGCGCCTGATCGCCGCCATCTCCGCCCCGACCGCGGAGGGCACCCTCTACGCCGTCGACTTCCGTCTCCGCCCCTCAGGCAACAAGGGCCCGGTCGCGACCCGGCTCTCCGGCTTCCGCGACTACCACGCGAGCGAGGCCTGGACCTGGGAGCACATGGCGCTGACGCGCGCGAGGGTGATCGCCGGCCCGCCCGCCTTCGCCGCCTCGGTCGAGACCGCCATCCGGGCGGCGCTCGTCCGCCCCCGCGATCTCCGGAAGCTCAAGGCGGACGTCCTGGAGATGCGCGGGCTGATCGAGGCCGAGAAGGGCACCCGCGACGTCTGGGACATCAAGCAGGCGCCGGGCGGGCTGGTCGACGTCGAGTTCGTCGCGCAGTACCTCATGCTGGCGGCGGCGGCCCGACACCCCGACGTACTCTCCACCAACACGGCCCTGGCCCTGGCCCACCTCGCCGACCGCGGGCTCCTGGACAGGGGTGAGGCCGAGGTCCTGATCCCCGCCGTCCGGCTCTACCACCACCTCACCCAGGTGCTCCGCCTGGCGCTCGACGGCCCCTTCGAGCCCGCCAAGGCCCCGCGCGGCCTCCTGGACCTCCTGGCCCGCTCGAACGACATGCCGGACTTCAAGGTCCTGGCCGCCACGCTGACGGATACCGAGGCCGCCGTCCGGGCCGCTTTCGAACGCCTGATCGGTCGCGTGCCCAACCGGTGA
- a CDS encoding EF-hand domain-containing protein produces MKTWTMVVLGAGALAVVAGGVAVAEGRHMMGHGWGPEGGGPGYGHGEMMGRMFNRLDANKDGTVTTEEALAMPDARFADIDKNKDGFVDRSEIDAMIKQRREAMIDRWIKRFDVDGDGKISKEEAEKPFRKRFALFDRNDDGKVTEEEARDAMPMWGFGEGRGREGWHGRMGHGGMGPWHGPDRM; encoded by the coding sequence ATGAAGACCTGGACGATGGTGGTTCTGGGCGCGGGCGCCCTGGCGGTCGTGGCCGGCGGCGTCGCTGTCGCCGAGGGGCGGCACATGATGGGGCACGGCTGGGGCCCGGAGGGCGGCGGCCCGGGATACGGGCACGGCGAGATGATGGGCCGGATGTTCAACCGGCTCGACGCCAACAAGGACGGCACGGTCACCACCGAGGAGGCCCTGGCCATGCCCGACGCCCGCTTCGCGGACATCGACAAGAACAAGGACGGCTTCGTCGACAGGAGCGAGATCGATGCCATGATCAAGCAGCGTCGTGAGGCGATGATCGACCGCTGGATCAAGCGCTTCGACGTCGACGGCGACGGCAAGATCTCCAAGGAGGAGGCCGAGAAGCCGTTCCGCAAGCGCTTCGCCCTGTTCGACCGCAACGACGACGGCAAGGTTACCGAGGAGGAGGCCCGCGACGCCATGCCCATGTGGGGCTTCGGCGAGGGCCGCGGTCGCGAAGGCTGGCATGGCCGCATGGGCCACGGCGGCATGGGCCCCTGGCATGGCCCCGACCGCATGTGA
- a CDS encoding EF-hand domain-containing protein, giving the protein MNRLSKVLVSSAAIAALGIGAAFAATSHKTPEEKADRIMKRLDANKDGAVSRDEIAAKAMERFAKGDLNKDGRITKDEIDATMPKAKPEKRAKLFRRYDANGDGAITQAEVEAKIQKRMAKMDSDKDGKITRAEYIAFRAAKAAKKHG; this is encoded by the coding sequence ATGAATAGGCTTTCGAAAGTCCTGGTCTCCTCGGCCGCGATCGCGGCGCTCGGCATCGGCGCGGCCTTTGCGGCCACCAGCCACAAGACTCCGGAAGAGAAGGCGGACCGCATCATGAAGCGGCTCGACGCCAACAAGGACGGCGCGGTCAGCCGCGACGAGATCGCCGCCAAGGCGATGGAACGCTTCGCCAAGGGCGACCTGAACAAGGACGGCCGAATCACCAAGGACGAGATCGACGCGACGATGCCGAAGGCGAAGCCGGAGAAGCGGGCGAAGCTGTTCCGCCGCTACGACGCCAACGGCGACGGCGCGATCACGCAGGCCGAGGTCGAAGCCAAGATCCAGAAGCGCATGGCCAAGATGGACTCCGACAAGGACGGCAAGATAACCCGCGCCGAGTACATCGCCTTCCGGGCCGCCAAGGCGGCCAAGAAGCACGGCTGA
- a CDS encoding GGDEF domain-containing protein: MRRLLTFSVDCRRDLLRGVLKINAVILFSTIAADILLQALFFAGWPVFFRSLAFTLAITLAVIGPVVYIFVTMFAQLHRANQQVERLSRVDTLTGLANRRAFMERVASHGDAASAFAILDIDLFKRINDRHGHPAGDQVLEAVAARLGATLEPFGMLARIGGEEFAFLGGPGTADDIARQLEAARAAIAATPIATTTGAIPVTISVGLAFRQDFEAEQLYGVADMALYQAKTSGRNRIEVAGRHAPDRSDDLIWLDEEPAGADLRTSAAA; the protein is encoded by the coding sequence ATGCGGCGTCTCCTTACGTTCAGCGTGGACTGCCGTCGGGACCTTCTGCGGGGGGTCCTGAAGATCAATGCGGTCATCTTGTTTTCGACGATCGCAGCCGATATCCTCCTGCAAGCACTGTTCTTTGCCGGCTGGCCCGTGTTCTTCCGATCACTGGCGTTCACATTAGCCATCACGCTGGCCGTGATCGGACCGGTGGTTTACATCTTTGTAACCATGTTCGCTCAGCTCCACCGGGCCAATCAGCAGGTAGAACGTCTCAGCAGAGTCGATACCCTCACGGGATTGGCAAACCGCCGCGCCTTCATGGAGCGCGTCGCGAGCCATGGCGATGCCGCCTCGGCCTTCGCCATCCTGGACATCGACCTGTTCAAGCGGATCAACGACCGGCACGGCCACCCGGCCGGCGACCAGGTGCTGGAGGCGGTGGCTGCACGTCTCGGCGCGACGCTGGAGCCGTTCGGGATGCTGGCGCGCATCGGCGGCGAGGAGTTCGCCTTCCTTGGCGGTCCCGGCACGGCGGACGACATCGCACGGCAGTTGGAGGCGGCCCGCGCCGCGATCGCCGCGACGCCGATCGCCACCACGACTGGAGCAATCCCGGTCACGATCTCGGTCGGTCTCGCCTTTCGGCAGGACTTCGAGGCCGAACAGCTCTACGGGGTCGCGGACATGGCGCTCTACCAGGCCAAGACGTCCGGGAGGAACCGGATCGAAGTCGCCGGCCGCCACGCGCCGGACCGGAGCGACGATCTGATCTGGCTCGACGAGGAGCCGGCCGGAGCGGATCTGCGGACCAGCGCGGCGGCGTGA